One genomic window of Saccopteryx bilineata isolate mSacBil1 chromosome 4, mSacBil1_pri_phased_curated, whole genome shotgun sequence includes the following:
- the AIMP2 gene encoding aminoacyl tRNA synthase complex-interacting multifunctional protein 2 isoform X2, producing the protein MPMYQGESDPSLQALESHQDNILKRLYELKAVVDGLSKMIQTPDADLDVSNIIQAQEPTALSTSALDLNSVLGKDYGALKDIVINADPASPPLSLLVLHQLLCNHYKVLSTVHMHSAVKNVPENLLRCFGEQTKNQPRHEYQLGFTLIWKNVPKTQMKFSVQKMCPIEGEGNIARFLFSLFGQKHNAVNLTLIDRWVDTAMFQLKEGSNKEKAAVFCSMNSALGKSPWLVGNELTVADVVLWSVIQQMGGSSSVPVPANVQKWLRACENLAPFSTALTLLK; encoded by the exons ATGCCGATGTACCAG GGAGAGTCGGACCCATCTCTTCAAGCTCTTGAGTCCCAccaagataatattttaaaacgtcTGTACGAACTGAAAGCTGTAGTCGATGGCCTCTCCAAGATGATTCAGACGCCAGATGCGGACTTGGACGTGTCCAATATAATCCAAGCCCAGGAGCCCACTGCATTATCCACCAGTGCACTGGACTTAAATTCAGTACTTGGAAAG GACTACGGGGCTCTGAAGGACATTGTGATCAACGCAGACCCCGCCTCGCCTCCACTCTCCCTGCTTGTGCTGCACCAGCTGCTCTGCAACCACTACAAGGTCCTGTCCACCGTTCACATGCACTCAGCAGTCAAGAACGTGCCCGAAAATCTTCTCAGGTGCTTTGGCGAGCAGACTAAAAATCAGCCCCGTCACGAATACCAGTTGGGTTTTACTCTAATTTGGAAGAATG TGCCAAAGACTCAGATGAAGTTCAGCGTCCAGAAGATGTGTCCCATTGAAGGAGAGGGGAACATTGCAcgtttcttgttctctctgtttGGCCAGAAGCATAATGCAGTCAATCTAACCCTCATAGATCGCTGGGTAGACACAGCTATGTTTCAGTTAAAAGAaggaagcaataaagaaaaagctGCCGTGTTTTGCTCCATGAATTCTGCTCTTGGGAAGAGCCCCTGGCTTGTGGGGAACGAACTCACCGTGGCTGACGTCGTGCTCTGGTCTGTGATCCAGCAGATGGGAGGCAGCAGCAGTGTGCCAGTGCCGGCCAACGTTCAGAAGTGGCTGAGGGCCTGTGAAAACCTGGCCCCTTTCAGCACTGCTCTCACTCTCCTCAAGTGA
- the AIMP2 gene encoding aminoacyl tRNA synthase complex-interacting multifunctional protein 2 isoform X1 yields the protein MPMYQVKPYHGGAAPLRVELPTCMYRLPNVHSRTSSPTRNANYVQGESDPSLQALESHQDNILKRLYELKAVVDGLSKMIQTPDADLDVSNIIQAQEPTALSTSALDLNSVLGKDYGALKDIVINADPASPPLSLLVLHQLLCNHYKVLSTVHMHSAVKNVPENLLRCFGEQTKNQPRHEYQLGFTLIWKNVPKTQMKFSVQKMCPIEGEGNIARFLFSLFGQKHNAVNLTLIDRWVDTAMFQLKEGSNKEKAAVFCSMNSALGKSPWLVGNELTVADVVLWSVIQQMGGSSSVPVPANVQKWLRACENLAPFSTALTLLK from the exons ATGCCGATGTACCAGGTAAAGCCCTATCACGGGGGCGCTGCCCCTCTCCGTGTAGAGCTTCCCACCTGCATGTACCGGCTCCCCAACGTGCACAGCAGGACCAGCAGCCCAACGCGGAACGCGAATTACGTGCAG GGAGAGTCGGACCCATCTCTTCAAGCTCTTGAGTCCCAccaagataatattttaaaacgtcTGTACGAACTGAAAGCTGTAGTCGATGGCCTCTCCAAGATGATTCAGACGCCAGATGCGGACTTGGACGTGTCCAATATAATCCAAGCCCAGGAGCCCACTGCATTATCCACCAGTGCACTGGACTTAAATTCAGTACTTGGAAAG GACTACGGGGCTCTGAAGGACATTGTGATCAACGCAGACCCCGCCTCGCCTCCACTCTCCCTGCTTGTGCTGCACCAGCTGCTCTGCAACCACTACAAGGTCCTGTCCACCGTTCACATGCACTCAGCAGTCAAGAACGTGCCCGAAAATCTTCTCAGGTGCTTTGGCGAGCAGACTAAAAATCAGCCCCGTCACGAATACCAGTTGGGTTTTACTCTAATTTGGAAGAATG TGCCAAAGACTCAGATGAAGTTCAGCGTCCAGAAGATGTGTCCCATTGAAGGAGAGGGGAACATTGCAcgtttcttgttctctctgtttGGCCAGAAGCATAATGCAGTCAATCTAACCCTCATAGATCGCTGGGTAGACACAGCTATGTTTCAGTTAAAAGAaggaagcaataaagaaaaagctGCCGTGTTTTGCTCCATGAATTCTGCTCTTGGGAAGAGCCCCTGGCTTGTGGGGAACGAACTCACCGTGGCTGACGTCGTGCTCTGGTCTGTGATCCAGCAGATGGGAGGCAGCAGCAGTGTGCCAGTGCCGGCCAACGTTCAGAAGTGGCTGAGGGCCTGTGAAAACCTGGCCCCTTTCAGCACTGCTCTCACTCTCCTCAAGTGA
- the AIMP2 gene encoding aminoacyl tRNA synthase complex-interacting multifunctional protein 2 isoform X3 codes for MPMYQVKPYHGGAAPLRVELPTCMYRLPNVHSRTSSPTRNANYVQDYGALKDIVINADPASPPLSLLVLHQLLCNHYKVLSTVHMHSAVKNVPENLLRCFGEQTKNQPRHEYQLGFTLIWKNVPKTQMKFSVQKMCPIEGEGNIARFLFSLFGQKHNAVNLTLIDRWVDTAMFQLKEGSNKEKAAVFCSMNSALGKSPWLVGNELTVADVVLWSVIQQMGGSSSVPVPANVQKWLRACENLAPFSTALTLLK; via the exons ATGCCGATGTACCAGGTAAAGCCCTATCACGGGGGCGCTGCCCCTCTCCGTGTAGAGCTTCCCACCTGCATGTACCGGCTCCCCAACGTGCACAGCAGGACCAGCAGCCCAACGCGGAACGCGAATTACGTGCAG GACTACGGGGCTCTGAAGGACATTGTGATCAACGCAGACCCCGCCTCGCCTCCACTCTCCCTGCTTGTGCTGCACCAGCTGCTCTGCAACCACTACAAGGTCCTGTCCACCGTTCACATGCACTCAGCAGTCAAGAACGTGCCCGAAAATCTTCTCAGGTGCTTTGGCGAGCAGACTAAAAATCAGCCCCGTCACGAATACCAGTTGGGTTTTACTCTAATTTGGAAGAATG TGCCAAAGACTCAGATGAAGTTCAGCGTCCAGAAGATGTGTCCCATTGAAGGAGAGGGGAACATTGCAcgtttcttgttctctctgtttGGCCAGAAGCATAATGCAGTCAATCTAACCCTCATAGATCGCTGGGTAGACACAGCTATGTTTCAGTTAAAAGAaggaagcaataaagaaaaagctGCCGTGTTTTGCTCCATGAATTCTGCTCTTGGGAAGAGCCCCTGGCTTGTGGGGAACGAACTCACCGTGGCTGACGTCGTGCTCTGGTCTGTGATCCAGCAGATGGGAGGCAGCAGCAGTGTGCCAGTGCCGGCCAACGTTCAGAAGTGGCTGAGGGCCTGTGAAAACCTGGCCCCTTTCAGCACTGCTCTCACTCTCCTCAAGTGA
- the AIMP2 gene encoding aminoacyl tRNA synthase complex-interacting multifunctional protein 2 isoform X4 — MIQTPDADLDVSNIIQAQEPTALSTSALDLNSVLGKDYGALKDIVINADPASPPLSLLVLHQLLCNHYKVLSTVHMHSAVKNVPENLLRCFGEQTKNQPRHEYQLGFTLIWKNVPKTQMKFSVQKMCPIEGEGNIARFLFSLFGQKHNAVNLTLIDRWVDTAMFQLKEGSNKEKAAVFCSMNSALGKSPWLVGNELTVADVVLWSVIQQMGGSSSVPVPANVQKWLRACENLAPFSTALTLLK; from the exons ATGATTCAGACGCCAGATGCGGACTTGGACGTGTCCAATATAATCCAAGCCCAGGAGCCCACTGCATTATCCACCAGTGCACTGGACTTAAATTCAGTACTTGGAAAG GACTACGGGGCTCTGAAGGACATTGTGATCAACGCAGACCCCGCCTCGCCTCCACTCTCCCTGCTTGTGCTGCACCAGCTGCTCTGCAACCACTACAAGGTCCTGTCCACCGTTCACATGCACTCAGCAGTCAAGAACGTGCCCGAAAATCTTCTCAGGTGCTTTGGCGAGCAGACTAAAAATCAGCCCCGTCACGAATACCAGTTGGGTTTTACTCTAATTTGGAAGAATG TGCCAAAGACTCAGATGAAGTTCAGCGTCCAGAAGATGTGTCCCATTGAAGGAGAGGGGAACATTGCAcgtttcttgttctctctgtttGGCCAGAAGCATAATGCAGTCAATCTAACCCTCATAGATCGCTGGGTAGACACAGCTATGTTTCAGTTAAAAGAaggaagcaataaagaaaaagctGCCGTGTTTTGCTCCATGAATTCTGCTCTTGGGAAGAGCCCCTGGCTTGTGGGGAACGAACTCACCGTGGCTGACGTCGTGCTCTGGTCTGTGATCCAGCAGATGGGAGGCAGCAGCAGTGTGCCAGTGCCGGCCAACGTTCAGAAGTGGCTGAGGGCCTGTGAAAACCTGGCCCCTTTCAGCACTGCTCTCACTCTCCTCAAGTGA